The proteins below come from a single Sorghum bicolor cultivar BTx623 chromosome 4, Sorghum_bicolor_NCBIv3, whole genome shotgun sequence genomic window:
- the LOC110434382 gene encoding uncharacterized protein LOC110434382: MSSNTVELPPSPPEEDTSASNVLTNEDLLDNILLRLKCRSCLVSAALTSKRWLRVASGLFIPDFCASHQPRLLGVYVSSCDDLSSSEFIPLLQPDVVNHANFGFGNLPAPNVWDCRNGFVLFEFGGETLHHTGIAVCSPLIYPSMDRVMVLPRPPQPPCFPEYPHAMLLPTDHGDDALCYRINVRTWESSYDTVTVMVCVLRLGSWVIQCIATDRLAKSPGQILPTTVLSDGKIYMATQAGYILGLNPIKKAFFIIDLPKGVEHDQYPGNFVHCRGDNSVLYLIHVDGDNMLNVWLRKMNDDHGHNDTSAASGSANGWVLRDTISMRETCGHLMEQGWETTDDEDEDAAAIMVTGAGDNAEFVFLELGITGVIIYMHLKTREVKQVYKREPDNDYLISVRPFMFVRPPIFPVQDAHECEAAPHQE; encoded by the coding sequence ATGTCCTCCAACACGGTGGAGCTACCACCATCGCCGCCAGAGGAAGACACCTCTGCTTCTAACGTGCTCACAAACGAAGATCTCCTTGACAACATTCTTCTCCGCCTCAAATGTCGAAGCTGCCTTGTTAGTGCCGCGCTCACTAGCAAGCGCTGGCTGCGCGTTGCCTCTGGGCTCTTCATCCCCGATTTCTGCGCGAGCCACCAGCCACGCCTACTTGGGGTCTATGTCTCCAGTTGTGATGACCTATCTAGCTCAGAGTTCATCCCGCTCCTGCAACCTGATGTCGTCAACCATGCCAACTTCGGTTTTGGCAACTTGCCGGCGCCGAATGTTTGGGACTGCCGAAACGGCTTTGTCCTCTTTGAGTTTGGTGGTGAGACCTTGCACCACACTGGTATCGCTGTGTGCTCCCCACTAATCTACCCTAGCATGGATAGGGTCATGGTGCTCCCACGGCCGCCACAGCCGCCCTGCTTCCCGGAGTACCCTCATGCGATGCTTCTCCCTACTGACCATGGTGATGATGCCTTGTGCTACCGCATCAATGTCCGTACCTGGGAGTCATCGTATGATACGGTCACAGTGATGGTGTGTGTCCTGCGGTTAGGCTCCTGGGTCATCCAATGCATAGCCACAGATCGTCTCGCTAAGTCACCGGGTCAGATCTTGCCGACTACTGTGCTCTCCGACGGTAAGATCTACATGGCGACCCAAGCAGGGTACATCCTCGGACTAAACCCAATCAAAAAGGCATTCTTCATCATCGATCTCCCGAAGGGTGTAGAGCATGATCAGTACCCAGGCAACTTTGTCCACTGTCGGGGAGACAACTCGGTCCTCTACCTCATCCATGTGGATGGGGACAACATGCTCAACGTTTGGCTCCGCAAGATGAATGATGACCACGGGCACAATGACACTAGTGCTGCTAGCGGCAGTGCCAACGGGTGGGTGCTCAGGGATACCATTTCCATGCGTGAGACTTGTGGCCATCTCATGGAGCAGGGTTGGGAGACGACAGacgacgaggatgaggatgcCGCTGCAATAATGGTGACCGGCGCCGGGGACAATGCCGAGTTTGTGTTCTTGGAGCTGGGTATAACTGGTGTCATCATCTACAtgcatctcaagactagggagGTGAAGCAGGTGTACAAGAGGGAGCCTGACAATGACTACTTGATTAGTGTTCGTCCGTTCATGTTCGTAAGGCCTCCTATTTTCCCAGTACAGGATGCTCATGAATGCGAGGCCGCACCGCATCAAGAGTAA